DNA sequence from the Janibacter sp. CX7 genome:
GACGACGGCCGCGGCGGTGCCGACCCCTCCCGCGGCACCGGCCTGACCGGCCTGCGGCAGCGCGTGAGCGCCGTCGACGGCACCCTCGAGGTCACCTCCCCGACCGGGGGACCGACCACCCTGACCGCAACCCTCCCCCTTCGCCCCGGACGGAGCCTGTGATGACCGAGCCGACCACGACCCAGCCCGACGAGACCCCCGCGACCCGCGTGGTCCTCGCCGAGGACTCGGTCCTGCTGCGCGACGGGATCGTGCGCCTGCTGACCTCGGCCGGCTTCGACGTGGCGGCCGCGTGCCCCGACGCCGAGACCTTCGTCGCCGCCGTCGACGAGCACCGGCCCGACCTCGTGGTCGTCGACGTGCGGATGCCCCCGACCTTCACCTCCGAGGGGATCGTCGCGGCGCTCGCGGTGCGCGACAAGCACCCCGAGACCGCCGTCATGGTCCTGTCGCAGTACGTCGAGGAGCAGTACGCCACCGAGCTCGTCGCGGCGAGGTCGAAGGGGGTCGGGTACCTCCTCAAGGACCGCGTCGCCGACACGAGCGACTTCATCGGCGCGCTGCGCGACGTCGCCGCCGGCGGCACGGTGCTCGACCCCGAGGTCGTCACCCAGCTGCTCACGCGGGCCCGGCACGCCGACCCGCTGGCCGCGCTCACGCCGCGAGAGAGGGACGTCCTCGGGCTCATGGCCCAGGGCCGGACCAACTCCGCGATCGGCAAGGAGCTCTACATCTCCGACGGGGCCGTGGAGAAGCACGTGACCTCGATCTTCACCAAGCTCGACCTGCCGCCGGCAGAGGGTGACCACCGCCGGGTGCTCGCCGTCCTGCGCTGGCTCGACCAGGAGGACTGAGACGATGACGACCACCCCGCTGCCGCCCCGACCGGGCGAGCCCACCGACCCCGAGCTGCGCGATCGCTATCGCACCGACGCCTCGCGCGAGCGTGAGGCGCGTCGGGCCGAGACGGTCCGCCTCGCGGCGGAGCCGCGCCCCTCGCGCACTCCCGTCGGCCCGATCCGGGTCCTCGCGCTGCTCGTCGCCGTCGTGCTCGTCGTCGTGGCAGGTCTGAGCCTCGTCGGCCCCATGCTCAAGCAGTCGGCCACCTCCGACCAGCGCATCACCGCCGCCGGCTCCCTCGAGATCAACGCCCAGGTCGGTGACGTCCGGGTGCGCGCGGCCGAGCCCGGCGAGACGCCGCACGTCACGACGACCCGCACCTGGGGGCTGTGGGAACCGCGCACCAGCGTGCGCACGAGCGGCGACACCACGCGGCTGTCCTCGTCGTGCACCGGGCCGGCGATCGGCACGGTCTGCGAGGTCGACTGGCTCGTCGTCGTGCCGGCCGACACCGAGGTCGACATCGAGCAGGGCGTCGGCGCGGTGAGCGTGGAGGGCATGACCCGCGACGTGGACGTCGAGGTCGGCGTCGGTGACGTGACCGTCGCCGAGGCCGAGGGCGAGCACCTGAGCGTCGACATCGGCGTCGGGGCGCTCGACTACGAAGCCGTCGAGCCGCCCCGGACGGTCGAGGCGAGCGTCGGCGTCGG
Encoded proteins:
- a CDS encoding response regulator transcription factor, translating into MTEPTTTQPDETPATRVVLAEDSVLLRDGIVRLLTSAGFDVAAACPDAETFVAAVDEHRPDLVVVDVRMPPTFTSEGIVAALAVRDKHPETAVMVLSQYVEEQYATELVAARSKGVGYLLKDRVADTSDFIGALRDVAAGGTVLDPEVVTQLLTRARHADPLAALTPRERDVLGLMAQGRTNSAIGKELYISDGAVEKHVTSIFTKLDLPPAEGDHRRVLAVLRWLDQED